In Calothrix sp. PCC 7507, one DNA window encodes the following:
- a CDS encoding peptidoglycan-binding protein, whose protein sequence is MEAIGYLHLASVYEASESLDIVPVRVSFPFLTWKKLSTATAMRLLSVALTMGILSVAGQALAVQKGSNGAEVTTIQRCLNKLGFFRGPITGKFGSLTQQAVIGFQQTNKLPADGVVGNSTQQRLQQACQSKIPRNIQKTSSNNISGGLQLGSRGPAVIKLQQRLQRLGYFQGPVTGYFGPKTQQALSRQTIARSERALTRFKQSSQLRNNTIVPATTRQTNLNRTSGVSLSTEQVRELQQHLQDLGYLKANATGYFGSLTQDALIRFQRDYRLSADGMANAQALDALRQVSVNRNANQPEPNYLPTDTQNRPEKNYLTIGDSGENVKALQERLLQIGFFNANPDGYFGENTRSYVYAFQQYSRINPTGIVDSQTWQALGLNTSPIENRPNTNRYVVVVPIRNADTLDKVRQYIPNLVVEKSGLGNYINAGAFGDRQEAENLSKKLRSYGFDARVEYF, encoded by the coding sequence ATGGAAGCCATTGGTTATCTTCATCTCGCCTCAGTCTATGAGGCATCTGAAAGCCTCGACATTGTTCCTGTCCGAGTTAGTTTTCCATTTTTGACTTGGAAGAAGCTTTCTACCGCTACTGCAATGCGTCTTTTATCTGTAGCACTGACTATGGGAATTCTGAGCGTAGCAGGGCAAGCTTTAGCAGTTCAGAAAGGAAGTAATGGAGCTGAAGTTACAACCATCCAGCGGTGTTTAAACAAGTTAGGCTTTTTTCGTGGCCCAATAACCGGCAAGTTTGGTTCTTTGACTCAGCAGGCTGTCATCGGCTTCCAGCAGACGAATAAATTACCTGCTGACGGGGTTGTGGGTAATAGTACTCAACAAAGGCTACAACAAGCTTGTCAATCTAAAATTCCTCGCAATATTCAGAAAACCTCAAGTAATAATATCAGTGGTGGCTTGCAATTAGGTAGTAGAGGTCCAGCAGTCATCAAGCTGCAACAGCGTTTACAGCGGTTAGGTTATTTTCAAGGCCCCGTCACAGGCTATTTTGGCCCTAAGACTCAACAGGCCTTGTCTCGGCAGACGATCGCTAGATCCGAACGGGCATTAACTAGATTCAAGCAATCTTCTCAGCTACGTAATAATACTATTGTGCCTGCTACAACTAGACAAACCAATCTGAACAGGACAAGTGGAGTTAGTCTATCGACTGAGCAAGTCAGAGAGTTACAACAGCATTTACAGGATTTAGGTTACTTGAAAGCCAATGCCACTGGCTATTTTGGTTCTTTAACTCAAGATGCTCTCATCAGATTTCAGCGAGACTATCGACTATCTGCTGACGGGATGGCCAATGCACAAGCTTTGGATGCACTACGTCAAGTCTCTGTCAATAGAAATGCTAATCAACCAGAGCCAAATTATCTCCCTACAGATACACAAAATAGACCAGAAAAAAATTATCTCACCATCGGTGACAGTGGTGAGAATGTGAAAGCATTGCAAGAGCGTTTGCTGCAAATTGGTTTCTTTAATGCTAATCCGGATGGCTATTTTGGTGAAAATACCAGATCATATGTGTATGCGTTCCAGCAATATTCTCGAATCAATCCGACGGGGATTGTAGATTCGCAAACTTGGCAAGCTTTAGGTTTGAATACTTCTCCTATAGAGAATCGTCCTAATACTAATCGTTATGTGGTGGTAGTGCCGATTCGCAATGCTGATACTTTGGATAAAGTCCGTCAATATATACCTAATCTTGTTGTGGAGAAGTCCGGTTTAGGAAATTATATTAATGCTGGCGCGTTTGGCGATCGCCAAGAAGCAGAAAATCTCTCCAAAAAGTTGCGTTCCTACGGTTTTGATGCACGGGTAGAATATTTTTAG
- a CDS encoding EAL domain-containing protein, translating into MIVLMVGLFTCLGTQLIALYISNHLLPKLRNILLTEYKNLYRLNKKGMSPGSEGQKYSLINNRQKEKFTKKENNQAIQHLEEVAKNFGNQYLEAILLLESSLLNVDNHFKYYTETLQILGQICKVSRVYIFENCCSNNGDLLMSMKAEWCAEGIQPQINNHPWQNLSYTKFYPDWLQVLNRGDIIAKNVGELSTSENKILGLQGIDAILLVPIIAKGKFVGFIGFDDCVQSRVWKATEIAFLQAAAGVISLANQSLLVDNTLQQVIVENKNLTSQLESRVQERTIELHKEIAERQRIQIELEKSLSLQWATLESTADGILVVDNLGNITGFNQRFLQMWRIPKSLMSSRNYGAALRVAMKELENPRHCLATIRELHLNPDTQIYDAIAFKDGRILERYSQPQLLSGKIVGRVWSFRDVTAHKLAEATIRHQALHDLLTNLPNRVLFNEHLSESLKQAHQNGDKLAVCFLDLDRFKTINDTLGHAIGDQLLQSVAQRLTKCLRTGDTLARWGGDEFTLLLLGINNAEDVAQIQEHILAAFKPVFAIENHRLHVSASIGVSLYPMHGKDAETLIKNADAALYSVKSQGRNHYQFYHSAITSQASELLILENSLHYALERQEFEVYYQPQVNISTGKITKIEALLRWHHCELGLIPPEKFIPLAEETGLIVSIGEWVLKTACAQNKAWQDALNLPSLSVAVNLSARQFQQSNLVDMVTQILSETQLNHQCLELEITETVAMKNVSLTQTTLRELSKMGVSISIDDFGTGYCSLSYLKNFPIHCLKIDRSFVRDLRNDNNDAAITTAIIALAHGLNLAVVAEGVETKEQRNLLRILDCELMQGYLFSRPLSVEDTTKLLQKSKSRRFSNSFLVA; encoded by the coding sequence ATGATAGTTTTGATGGTTGGTTTATTCACCTGCTTAGGCACACAACTCATCGCTTTATATATCTCAAATCATCTCTTGCCAAAACTCAGAAATATACTACTGACTGAGTATAAAAATCTCTATCGTTTAAATAAAAAAGGAATGTCACCAGGTAGCGAGGGGCAAAAATATTCGCTAATCAACAATCGCCAAAAAGAAAAATTCACTAAGAAAGAAAATAACCAAGCAATTCAGCATTTAGAAGAGGTTGCGAAAAACTTTGGCAATCAATATTTAGAAGCCATTTTGCTATTGGAAAGCTCTTTGCTAAATGTTGATAACCACTTTAAATACTATACAGAAACGCTACAGATTCTAGGACAAATATGTAAAGTTAGTCGTGTTTATATATTTGAAAATTGCTGCTCAAATAATGGCGACTTACTGATGAGTATGAAAGCTGAGTGGTGTGCTGAAGGCATTCAACCACAAATTAACAATCACCCGTGGCAAAACCTCTCCTATACAAAATTTTATCCAGACTGGTTACAAGTATTAAACCGTGGCGACATCATTGCTAAAAATGTAGGGGAATTAAGCACATCCGAAAATAAGATTTTAGGACTACAGGGTATTGATGCGATTTTGCTTGTGCCAATAATTGCTAAAGGTAAATTTGTCGGTTTTATCGGCTTTGATGATTGTGTGCAGTCAAGAGTTTGGAAAGCAACAGAAATAGCATTTTTGCAAGCAGCCGCAGGTGTAATTTCTTTGGCTAACCAAAGTCTATTAGTAGACAATACTCTACAGCAAGTGATTGTAGAAAACAAAAATTTAACTTCCCAGTTAGAAAGTAGAGTCCAAGAACGCACCATTGAATTGCACAAAGAGATTGCAGAACGTCAGCGGATACAAATAGAATTAGAAAAATCTCTGTCTTTGCAGTGGGCAACATTAGAATCTACTGCTGATGGTATTTTAGTAGTGGATAATTTAGGTAATATTACAGGCTTTAATCAAAGGTTTCTCCAGATGTGGCGCATTCCTAAGTCGCTGATGTCTTCAAGGAATTATGGAGCAGCTCTCAGAGTAGCAATGAAAGAGCTAGAAAATCCTAGACATTGTCTTGCTACCATTAGGGAATTGCACCTTAACCCAGACACACAAATTTATGATGCGATCGCCTTTAAGGATGGCAGAATACTAGAGCGTTATTCCCAACCACAACTCCTCAGTGGCAAAATAGTTGGTAGAGTCTGGAGTTTTCGGGATGTCACCGCCCACAAATTAGCCGAAGCTACAATCCGTCATCAGGCTTTACACGACTTGTTGACGAATCTACCTAACCGAGTACTATTCAACGAACATCTTTCTGAGTCTTTAAAACAAGCACATCAAAATGGCGATAAATTAGCTGTCTGTTTTTTAGATTTAGATCGATTTAAAACAATCAACGATACACTAGGTCATGCTATTGGCGATCAACTGTTGCAAAGTGTTGCTCAACGATTGACAAAATGTCTGCGAACAGGAGATACTCTGGCTCGTTGGGGAGGGGATGAATTTACCCTACTTCTACTAGGAATCAACAATGCTGAAGATGTTGCCCAGATCCAAGAACATATTTTAGCAGCTTTTAAGCCAGTATTTGCTATTGAAAATCATCGCTTGCATGTTAGCGCTAGTATTGGCGTTTCTCTTTATCCTATGCATGGTAAAGATGCAGAAACCTTGATTAAAAATGCTGATGCAGCCTTATATAGTGTTAAGTCTCAAGGACGTAATCATTATCAGTTTTATCACTCAGCGATCACTTCGCAAGCTTCAGAACTGTTAATCTTAGAAAATAGCTTGCATTATGCTTTAGAGCGGCAAGAATTTGAAGTTTACTACCAACCACAAGTCAATATTAGCACAGGCAAAATTACTAAAATTGAAGCCTTGCTACGTTGGCATCACTGTGAATTAGGCTTAATTCCTCCAGAAAAATTTATTCCTCTAGCTGAAGAAACCGGACTAATTGTATCCATTGGTGAATGGGTGTTAAAAACTGCTTGCGCTCAAAATAAAGCTTGGCAAGATGCCTTGAATCTACCATCATTATCAGTAGCTGTTAACCTTTCCGCCAGACAATTTCAGCAATCTAACTTAGTTGATATGGTGACGCAGATATTATCAGAAACTCAATTAAATCACCAGTGTTTAGAGTTAGAGATTACTGAAACCGTTGCTATGAAAAATGTTAGTTTAACGCAAACAACTTTAAGAGAATTATCTAAGATGGGTGTTTCTATCTCCATAGATGATTTTGGTACTGGATATTGTTCTTTAAGTTATCTAAAAAATTTTCCTATCCACTGTTTAAAAATTGACAGGTCTTTTGTCCGTGATTTGAGAAATGACAATAATGATGCAGCTATCACAACAGCGATTATTGCATTAGCGCATGGACTGAATCTTGCGGTTGTGGCTGAAGGGGTGGAAACTAAAGAACAGCGTAATTTGTTACGCATTCTCGATTGCGAACTCATGCAAGGATATCTTTTTAGCCGCCCCTTATCGGTTGAAGATACGACAAAGCTATTACAAAAATCTAAGTCCCGCAGATTTAGTAATTCTTTTTTAGTGGCGTAA
- the sbcC gene encoding exonuclease subunit SbcC — translation MIPVQLILKNFLSYRDATLDFRGLHTACICGSNGAGKSSLLEAITWAIWGESRAAAEDDVIHSGSKEVRVDFTFESNQQKYRVIRTRIRSGASVLEFQIETPSGFRPLTGKGVRATQDLIVEHIKLDYDTFINSAYLRQGRADEFMLKRPAERKEILAELLKLNQYDELEERAKESSRQFKARAEELERSLEAIKTQLQQREVTQAQRAELETELNQLQQVQAFDNIQLQSLQVVQHQRQNWEQQLGFVRQQYQNLSQDGDRLQQEQSAVNTQLSDLAEILNREAEIKAGYNQHQSLQSQEEGFAAKFAEYTRAEQSRQQKQQQLTKHIHNIERQLQQAQAQLEALLQQEREIQQTLTKSGDIEAGLTQLATARQRVADLDELQMRVTPLLQQRASLQSQLDRTYAGLVARIEQLQATETQLQRQQGRQPQLQQAVMDVGIQIEELEKKRVYLQRVQEKGQERRHFIERLQAHQRDYEKLLGELEQKLQMLQNPNALCPLCERPLDEHHWNRVVDKTETELQDTQGQFWVVREQMAVSDREIQVLRQEYREISQQLAAYDTLREQRGQLAAQLQATSDVDQQLQQIAAEKQHLERSLNAGSYAPDKQAELQQLDQYLQQLNYNEQDHALARSEVERWRWAEIKQGQIKDATKRQAQLAARKPELQTHIAQLEARIQQEQTDSDDAKQIIALERYIVEIGYSSEQHNQVRVAVRQAQSWQLRYQQLLSAQQQYPQLQARLQELSAARTARLTERQILAAQIEDINQQLAATANPISQIQALEQQLQIRRRELDEKIAKLGRLEQLAHQLETLQAQYEQQQLQLQSCKHQHRVYQELTQAFGKNGIQALMIENVLPQLEAETNQLLSRLSANQLHVQFITQKAGKAGKSSKKNVKLIDTLDILIADARGTRSYETYSGGEAFRINFAIRLALAKLLAQRAGAALQLLIVDEGFGTQDAEGCDRLIAAINAIASDFACILTVTHMPHLKEAFQARIEVHKSQQGSQLSLSI, via the coding sequence ATGATCCCAGTACAACTTATCCTCAAAAACTTTCTCAGTTACCGTGATGCAACTTTAGATTTTCGCGGTCTGCATACGGCTTGTATTTGTGGTTCTAATGGTGCAGGTAAATCTTCCCTTCTGGAAGCAATCACCTGGGCAATTTGGGGTGAAAGCCGCGCTGCTGCTGAAGATGATGTGATTCATTCTGGCTCGAAGGAAGTGCGGGTTGATTTCACTTTTGAAAGTAACCAGCAAAAATATCGGGTGATTCGTACCCGAATTCGTAGCGGGGCTAGTGTCCTAGAATTTCAGATAGAAACACCCTCTGGCTTTCGCCCGCTGACAGGTAAAGGGGTGAGGGCAACACAGGATTTGATTGTAGAACATATTAAGCTGGATTATGATACGTTCATTAATTCTGCCTATCTGCGTCAAGGCCGTGCAGATGAATTCATGCTCAAGCGCCCCGCTGAACGGAAAGAGATTTTAGCGGAGTTATTGAAACTCAATCAGTATGATGAATTAGAGGAAAGAGCCAAAGAATCGTCACGTCAATTTAAAGCTAGGGCGGAGGAGTTAGAGCGTTCTTTAGAGGCGATTAAAACTCAACTGCAACAACGTGAAGTTACTCAAGCCCAAAGAGCAGAATTAGAAACTGAACTCAACCAGCTGCAACAGGTGCAAGCTTTTGATAATATTCAATTGCAAAGTTTGCAGGTTGTGCAGCACCAGCGCCAAAATTGGGAACAACAACTGGGGTTTGTGAGGCAACAATATCAAAATCTTAGCCAAGATGGCGATCGCCTGCAACAAGAACAGTCAGCGGTGAACACTCAGCTCTCAGATTTAGCAGAAATTTTAAATCGAGAAGCAGAAATTAAAGCTGGATACAACCAACACCAAAGTCTGCAATCTCAAGAAGAAGGTTTTGCAGCCAAATTTGCAGAATACACCCGCGCCGAGCAATCTCGCCAACAAAAGCAACAACAGCTAACCAAACACATTCACAACATTGAACGCCAACTGCAACAAGCTCAAGCTCAATTAGAAGCTTTGCTGCAACAAGAGCGAGAAATTCAACAAACACTCACCAAATCGGGTGACATCGAAGCTGGCTTGACACAATTGGCTACGGCGCGTCAACGTGTGGCTGATTTGGATGAGTTGCAAATGCGGGTGACTCCATTGTTGCAACAACGGGCAAGTTTACAAAGTCAACTTGATCGCACTTACGCTGGTTTAGTAGCCAGAATTGAACAACTGCAAGCTACAGAAACCCAACTACAGCGCCAGCAAGGACGACAACCGCAACTGCAACAAGCGGTGATGGATGTGGGAATCCAGATTGAGGAGTTGGAGAAAAAGCGGGTTTATCTGCAACGAGTCCAAGAAAAGGGACAGGAAAGACGACACTTTATTGAACGTCTGCAAGCTCATCAGCGAGACTATGAAAAACTCCTGGGAGAACTAGAGCAAAAACTGCAAATGCTCCAGAACCCGAATGCACTTTGTCCTTTGTGTGAGCGTCCTTTAGATGAGCATCACTGGAACCGAGTGGTGGATAAAACCGAAACTGAGTTACAGGATACTCAAGGGCAATTTTGGGTAGTCCGAGAACAGATGGCGGTGTCAGATAGAGAAATTCAGGTACTCAGGCAAGAATATCGGGAAATTTCCCAACAGTTAGCCGCTTATGATACTTTGCGGGAACAACGGGGACAGTTAGCAGCCCAATTGCAGGCTACCAGCGATGTTGATCAACAATTACAACAAATTGCTGCCGAAAAGCAACATTTAGAGCGATCGCTCAACGCCGGTAGTTACGCCCCTGATAAACAAGCCGAATTACAGCAATTAGACCAATATCTGCAACAATTAAATTATAATGAGCAAGACCATGCCCTAGCTCGGAGCGAAGTTGAGCGCTGGCGATGGGCAGAGATTAAACAAGGGCAAATTAAAGATGCTACCAAGCGCCAAGCGCAGCTAGCAGCCCGCAAACCAGAACTGCAAACCCATATTGCTCAATTAGAAGCCAGAATTCAGCAGGAACAAACTGATTCTGATGATGCCAAACAAATCATCGCCCTTGAGCGATACATTGTTGAAATTGGCTATAGTTCCGAGCAGCATAATCAAGTGCGCGTAGCTGTACGCCAAGCCCAATCTTGGCAGTTACGCTATCAACAGCTGCTTTCAGCCCAGCAACAATATCCCCAACTCCAGGCGAGATTGCAAGAGTTGTCAGCTGCGAGAACTGCTAGATTAACTGAACGGCAAATACTCGCGGCTCAAATCGAAGATATTAACCAACAGTTAGCAGCCACAGCCAACCCCATCAGCCAAATTCAAGCTTTAGAGCAGCAACTGCAAATCCGCAGACGGGAACTGGATGAAAAAATCGCTAAGTTGGGGCGCTTAGAACAGCTAGCTCACCAATTAGAAACCCTGCAAGCTCAGTATGAACAGCAGCAATTGCAACTGCAATCTTGTAAGCACCAACATCGGGTTTATCAGGAATTAACGCAGGCATTTGGTAAAAATGGTATCCAAGCACTGATGATTGAGAATGTGTTACCTCAACTAGAAGCTGAGACGAATCAACTACTTTCGCGGTTGAGTGCCAACCAGTTACATGTGCAATTTATTACACAAAAGGCTGGAAAAGCTGGGAAGTCAAGCAAGAAAAATGTCAAATTAATAGATACATTAGATATTTTAATTGCTGATGCTAGAGGGACGCGATCATATGAAACCTATTCTGGTGGGGAGGCGTTTAGAATTAACTTTGCGATTCGGTTAGCTTTGGCGAAACTATTGGCGCAGCGGGCGGGGGCGGCTTTGCAACTGCTGATTGTCGATGAAGGCTTTGGGACTCAGGATGCGGAAGGATGCGATCGCTTGATTGCCGCGATTAATGCGATCGCCTCAGATTTTGCCTGTATACTTACAGTCACCCACATGCCCCACCTCAAAGAAGCCTTTCAAGCCCGGATTGAAGTCCATAAGAGTCAACAAGGCTCACAGCTAAGTTTATCAATTTAA
- a CDS encoding conjugal transfer protein TrbI, producing MTRLNRWKSRTAAFMAMAITTGASIPLFTFAPANAQYPNNGQYPNNGQYPNNGQYPNNGQYPNNRQYPNNGQYNLRQSRVITIPGNRNVVFPVTYEKEKVVVNPGETVSLTLKIESDITDSNRNVLIPAGTDVVGRLEPVSLYGNYRTDNNNNSNDRQGVRFVAQELVFASGKRQPINATSRTISQTEKISKGADTGSILTDAAIGAGAATVISLLTGNKKIEVLEPIGGAAAGALASVLLRKKEVDVYVLRPQQDLDITLNSNLVINPY from the coding sequence ATGACTCGCCTTAATCGCTGGAAATCGAGAACTGCGGCATTTATGGCAATGGCGATTACCACAGGTGCCAGCATACCCCTATTTACCTTCGCTCCTGCTAATGCTCAATACCCAAATAACGGGCAATACCCAAATAACGGGCAATATCCCAATAACGGGCAATACCCAAATAACGGGCAATATCCCAATAATCGCCAATACCCAAATAATGGGCAATACAATCTCAGACAGTCTAGAGTAATTACCATTCCTGGTAATCGTAATGTGGTTTTTCCTGTCACCTACGAAAAAGAGAAAGTTGTTGTGAATCCTGGGGAAACTGTATCCCTAACATTGAAGATAGAAAGTGACATTACCGATAGCAACAGAAATGTACTGATTCCCGCTGGGACTGATGTAGTCGGTAGGCTAGAACCTGTAAGTCTATACGGAAATTATCGCACAGACAACAATAACAATAGCAATGATAGACAAGGTGTGCGGTTTGTAGCACAAGAATTAGTATTCGCTTCTGGTAAGCGTCAGCCAATCAATGCAACTTCTCGGACGATTAGCCAAACTGAAAAAATCTCGAAGGGCGCTGACACTGGCAGTATATTAACAGATGCAGCGATTGGTGCTGGTGCTGCTACAGTAATTTCACTACTCACAGGGAACAAAAAAATTGAAGTTTTGGAACCTATTGGTGGTGCGGCTGCAGGTGCTTTAGCAAGTGTCCTGTTACGGAAAAAAGAAGTTGATGTATACGTTCTCAGACCTCAACAGGATTTGGATATTACACTAAACTCTAACTTAGTAATTAATCCCTACTAG
- a CDS encoding S-layer homology domain-containing protein — MFALNRWQSGTSALMALSITVGTVAPFITAAPSFAQTTFSDVQSNYWAGQFIQELSQRGVIAGFPDGSFRPEEAVTRAQFAAMVNKAFQKAPQRQGISFVDVPSNYWASSAIQQAYTIGFLSGYPGNRFEPNQAIPRQQVLVSLANGLSYSATGNTDSTLQYFNDASNIADYARSPIAAATEKQIVVNYPNVKFLNPTATATRAQVAAFIYQALVSSNQASAINSPYIVATTQPSLIAPVSVTIPQGTAIPVKYDKAEKILVTKEETAPLTLTVSQNVVTQGGAVVIPAGSQVVGQLKPAQGGSQFVAQKLVLTTGQEYQINATSDVITKTETIKKGISTGAIIKDTILGAGAAAAVSAVTGDRAIATEEVLGGAGIGALIGLFFGKNSVDLIAIDPDTDLQMTINQNLLVSLK, encoded by the coding sequence ATGTTTGCATTAAACCGTTGGCAATCTGGAACATCTGCACTCATGGCTTTGAGCATCACAGTCGGGACTGTTGCACCCTTTATTACAGCTGCACCATCCTTTGCTCAAACTACTTTTTCTGATGTTCAATCTAACTATTGGGCTGGACAATTTATTCAAGAATTATCACAGCGGGGCGTAATTGCTGGATTTCCTGATGGTAGTTTCCGCCCAGAAGAAGCGGTGACACGCGCTCAATTTGCGGCTATGGTCAACAAAGCTTTCCAAAAAGCACCACAGCGCCAAGGAATCAGTTTTGTGGATGTGCCCAGCAACTATTGGGCATCCAGTGCCATTCAGCAAGCCTACACCATCGGTTTCTTATCAGGATATCCAGGTAATCGCTTTGAGCCTAACCAAGCTATTCCCCGCCAACAAGTCTTAGTTTCCCTTGCCAACGGCCTATCATACAGTGCCACCGGCAATACCGACAGCACTCTGCAATACTTCAATGATGCCTCTAACATCGCCGACTACGCCCGTAGCCCCATTGCAGCAGCGACTGAGAAGCAAATCGTGGTGAACTATCCCAATGTCAAATTCCTTAATCCCACTGCAACCGCCACCCGCGCCCAGGTAGCAGCTTTTATCTACCAAGCGTTGGTTAGTTCTAATCAAGCCTCAGCAATTAATTCGCCCTACATCGTTGCTACTACACAACCTAGTCTCATAGCACCTGTATCTGTCACCATTCCTCAAGGGACTGCAATCCCTGTGAAGTACGACAAAGCTGAAAAAATTCTCGTTACTAAAGAGGAAACTGCACCTTTAACACTCACAGTATCCCAAAATGTGGTGACACAAGGAGGAGCCGTAGTGATTCCTGCTGGTAGTCAGGTTGTCGGTCAACTCAAACCTGCTCAAGGTGGTTCTCAATTCGTTGCTCAAAAACTGGTTTTGACCACAGGTCAAGAGTATCAAATTAACGCCACTTCTGACGTCATTACCAAAACCGAAACCATCAAAAAGGGTATTAGTACTGGGGCAATTATCAAAGATACCATATTGGGTGCGGGCGCGGCTGCGGCAGTATCTGCAGTCACAGGCGATCGCGCGATCGCCACAGAAGAAGTCTTAGGTGGCGCTGGTATCGGTGCGTTGATCGGTCTATTCTTTGGTAAAAATAGCGTTGACTTAATCGCTATTGACCCAGATACTGACCTACAAATGACAATCAATCAAAACTTGTTGGTTTCACTCAAATAG
- a CDS encoding ATP-binding protein, protein MLMSASSDFVALCREQIVLLTQGLGASLSAVYLTQELVEAPTGEAKLIPVVIYPETAVLKPGEELNEATARKQLDVRKILVLPQHQGKLLAAGTESSDSSQKSETQQEYLLSGNQIVLPLIHEGVMMGLLVTGREDRAWNEQEQSQIQRIAQTLAIACILDQRRAWLQHQLHQQQILQEQQRDLLDNLLHQFRNPLTALRTFGKLLLKRLRTGDPNRNVADNIVRESDRLKELLLKFDQVIDLTEADLATLSLPQNEVFVEATFPKETKPALLLPGTGEQETECALADLLAPLLVSAKAIAQERNLQLKAKIPRSLPRVRANIKALQEVLSNIIDNALKYTPAGGKILIQVGREKANLQGIAISDTGPGIPPEDLEHLGERHYRGVQAQTEIPGTGLGLAIAKQLIEQMQGEIEVFSPAINSNITSPDTPGTTFIIWLPEVNS, encoded by the coding sequence ATGTTAATGTCTGCCAGTTCTGATTTTGTTGCTCTATGCCGAGAGCAAATAGTACTGCTCACCCAAGGGCTGGGAGCATCGTTAAGTGCTGTGTACTTAACACAAGAATTGGTGGAAGCTCCGACAGGAGAGGCCAAACTAATTCCTGTGGTGATCTACCCAGAGACGGCAGTATTAAAGCCCGGAGAGGAGCTTAACGAGGCGACAGCACGCAAGCAACTTGATGTCAGGAAGATTTTGGTATTACCTCAGCATCAGGGGAAATTATTGGCTGCAGGGACAGAATCTTCAGACTCTTCTCAGAAATCTGAAACACAACAGGAATATTTGCTCAGTGGGAACCAAATTGTTTTACCTCTAATTCATGAGGGTGTGATGATGGGGTTACTAGTGACAGGTAGAGAAGACCGAGCATGGAACGAACAGGAACAAAGTCAAATTCAACGGATAGCGCAAACATTGGCGATCGCTTGTATTTTGGATCAGCGTCGCGCTTGGCTGCAACACCAGCTACATCAACAACAAATTCTCCAAGAACAGCAGCGAGATTTACTAGATAACCTATTACACCAATTTCGCAATCCGCTAACAGCATTGCGAACCTTTGGTAAGTTACTCTTAAAGCGGTTACGCACTGGCGATCCTAACCGGAATGTGGCCGATAATATAGTGCGGGAAAGCGATCGCCTCAAGGAATTATTGCTAAAGTTTGATCAAGTTATTGACTTGACAGAAGCAGATTTAGCAACTTTATCATTGCCACAAAACGAAGTATTTGTAGAAGCAACTTTCCCCAAAGAAACTAAACCAGCTTTATTATTGCCGGGAACAGGTGAGCAAGAAACGGAGTGTGCTTTAGCAGATTTATTAGCACCATTGTTGGTGTCAGCGAAAGCGATCGCCCAAGAGCGAAATCTGCAATTAAAAGCGAAGATCCCTCGGAGCTTACCACGAGTACGCGCCAATATCAAAGCATTACAAGAGGTATTGAGTAACATTATTGATAATGCCTTAAAATATACTCCCGCTGGCGGTAAGATTTTGATTCAGGTAGGGCGAGAAAAAGCTAATTTGCAGGGGATTGCCATCAGTGATACAGGTCCTGGGATTCCTCCAGAAGATTTAGAACATCTGGGAGAAAGGCATTATAGAGGTGTGCAAGCACAAACAGAAATTCCTGGCACAGGTTTAGGGTTGGCGATCGCTAAACAATTAATCGAGCAAATGCAGGGCGAAATTGAAGTTTTCAGCCCTGCAATCAACTCAAATATCACTTCACCCGATACCCCAGGAACTACATTTATTATTTGGCTACCGGAGGTTAACAGTTAA
- a CDS encoding DUF3155 domain-containing protein, producing the protein MARRRKRKSRRRQEGRRILEHVPQYSIESGEEKPVTAARKFIQAEGIAPPALLLVKRNEHTTDRYFWAEKGLFGAQYVEENHFLFPSLRTLEAPAGQEALVLAGR; encoded by the coding sequence TTGGCAAGGAGACGGAAGCGCAAAAGTCGTCGTCGCCAAGAAGGACGACGCATTCTCGAGCATGTGCCTCAATATAGCATCGAAAGTGGCGAGGAAAAACCTGTGACTGCAGCTAGAAAATTCATTCAAGCTGAAGGCATCGCGCCACCTGCACTGCTACTTGTAAAGCGGAATGAACACACCACAGACCGTTATTTCTGGGCAGAAAAGGGACTGTTTGGTGCTCAGTATGTAGAAGAAAACCATTTCTTGTTTCCCAGTCTAAGGACGTTAGAAGCGCCCGCGGGTCAGGAAGCTCTAGTTTTGGCTGGTCGATGA